The window ggcttaatagccagccaagctttcaatgAAAGCTCcagtccaaaacactagacatggccaatggccagccaagctttaacTGAAACATCCTATACAGTAGCCAATTTGCTGAGAAAGACAAAGAAGCTCTTCTATAAGGATGagtgaaacctcggtccaaaagaatttagacatggctttTACAGCtagccaggcttcaacatgctttatgaaactctagaattcattcttaaaaatttagaataatttttgaaaatagatgagaaatttttgaaaaatatttttgaaaattttttgaaaagaaaataaaaaagaaaattacctaatctgagcaacaagatgaaccgttagttgtccatactcgaacaatccccggcaacggcgccaaaaacttggtggacgaaattgtgatcacatcaatgtagtattttttgttgttgtatggaatcattattatggcacttatgtgtgacacaactccgttcaactaaccagcaagtgcactgggtcgtccaagtaataccttacgtgagtaagggtcgatcccacggagattgttggtatgaagcaagctatggtcaccttgtaaatctcagttaggcagattaactaatttaagagattattggattaaatttgattaataaaaataaacagaaagtaaaataggatagaaatacttatgtaaatcaatagtgggaatttcagataagtgcatgcagatgctgtgctcctcttgaatctctactttcttattacattcatccaatccttcttactcctttccatggcaagctgtttgtagggcatcaccgttgtcaatggctacatcccatcctctcagtgaaaatggtcctctgcggctgtcactcgcatggctaatcatctgtcggttctcaatcaggttggaatagaatccattgattcttttgcgtttgtcatcacgcccagccttcaggagtttgaagctcgtcacagtcattcaatcccagaatcctactcggaataccatagacaaggtttagactttccggattctcatgaatgccgccatctatctagcttataccacgaagattctgttgggaaatctaagagatatgcgcccggcctaaggtagaacggaagtgattgtcagtcacgcgcgttcataggtgagaatgatgatgagtgtcacggatcatcacattcatcaagttgaagtgcaacgtatatcttggaataggaATAAATGGAATTGAATAGGatataatagtaattgtattgaaacttgaggtacagcagagctccacacccttaatctatggtgtgcagaaactccaccgttgaaaatacataagtaaaaggttcaggcatggccgaatggccagcccccatgatctgagaactaatcgtCCCAAGATGCTCttcagatctaaagtgatcaaaagatgtcaaatacattagttaaatgttctatttataataaactagctcctagggtttacatgagtaagtaattgatgcataaatNNNNNNNNNNNNNNNNNNNNNNNNNNNNNNNNNNNNNNNNNNNNNNNNNNNNNNNNNNNNNNNNNNNNNNNNNNNNNNNNNNNNNNNNNNNNNNNNNNNNNNNNNNNNNNNNNNNNNNNNNNNNNNNNNNNNNNNNNNNNNNNNNNNNNNNNNNNNNNNNNNNNNNNNNNNNNNNNNNNNNNNNNNNNNNNNNNNNNNNNNNNNNNNNNNNNNNNNNNNNNNNNNNNNNNNNNNNNNNNNNNNNNNNNNNNNNNNNNNNNNNNNNNNNNNNNNNcctggatgtctaatttccaacgccgttgagagcgcgccatttagagttctgtaactccagaaaatccatttcgagtgcagggaggtcagaatccaacagcatcagcagtccttttgtcagcctttttcagagttttgctcaaatccctcaatttcagccagaaattacctgaggCAAGGCGTCTTGTGAGACGTTGAACTTCTTTGACTGTTTTAGGGCTGGCCATGTCCAGCACTGCTCGGCATTTGTCTGGATTTGCCTCTATTCCCCTGCATGTTAGGAAAAAACCCAAAAACTTACCCCCTTGAACTGGGAATGCACATTTCTCGGGGTTGAGACGCATGTTGTACTGGCAGATCTGGCCGAATATTTCTGTAAGGTCGCTGATGTGGTTATCTCCAATTTTTGTTTTGGCGACCATATCATCGACATAAACTTCGATATTCCTGCCAATTTGTTTAGCGAAGACCTTATCCATAAGGCGTTGGTAAGTTGCACCTGCGTTCTTTAATCCAAATGGCATAACTTTATAACAATAGTTACCGAAATCAGTGATAAAAGCTGTTTTATTTTGATCAGAGGGGTGCATCATTATTTGATTATACCCTGAATACGcatccataaaacttaaagtagcGTGGCCTGAGGCATTGTCTACTAAAGAGTCTATGGATGATAGAGTATAAGAATCCTTTgggcatgctttgtttaaatcaGTGAAGTCGACGCACATGCGCCACTTACCGTTTTGTTTTCTTACCATTACTACATTGGCTAACCAGGTGGTGAATCTGATCTCTTTGATAAATTCGGCGTTGATGAGCTTTTGCGTTTCTTCTGTTGCACTGGTCGGATTGCCGAGTTTATTGCTAGTCTATGACTGATAATCTGTGGGTCGATTCCGGGCATGTCTGATGGTGTCCATGCGAAAAGGTCGGCGTGTTCTTGCAGGAAGGTTGTTATGGCCTGCAACTCAGATGCATTGAGTGAGGTACCTACATATGTGAATTTATTAGGATCATTGTTGAAATACACTTTTTGTAGGTCATCGGAGGGTTTTGGGCGATTGAGGAAATCAGCTCTTGGGTCCAGCTCGGCTAGTGTGTGCTCCTTTTGGTTCAGGCCGACGTTATTGACTTGTTGCGTTGAGCGATTTTGGAATTTCATGCTGATGTTGTAACATTGTCGTGCTTCTTTATGGTCGCCATGGATTGTAACAACCTGGTCGTCCTGCAGTGGAAACTTTACACAGAGATGAACTGTAGATACAATGGCGCCGAACTTATTCAAAAAAGGTCGGCCGAGAATAAGGTTATATGGGCTGAAACAATCGACTACTAAATATTGAATATCATTAGTTTTTGAAAGAGGTTGCTCACCCAGTGTGGTTTGTAACCACACTGATCCGAGTATTGGAACTCGTTCTCCTGAGAAGCTGACCAAATCTCCTCCTGTGGATTGTAGCATGTTGTCGCTGAGCTTCATCTTTTCAAATGTTGAATAAAACAGAACATCGGCACTGCTCCCGGGATCCAAGAGTACTTTTTTTACTAACAGATCCCCTAGCTGGAGGGTGATTACCACAGGGTCGTCCAAATTTTGTATGTTGGAGTTAAAGTCGGCATGTGTGAAAGTGACTTCTGGTTGTGGATTAGTGATTGCTACATCTTGTTTCGGTCCGTCTACCGAGCATATTGTTCTGAATGATCTTTTCCTTGCCGAGTTTGAGTATCCTCCACTTGCGTATCCTCCTGAAATATAATTGATTATACCTCGTGGTCTTTCATATTGGTTTGACGATGCCTTTTCTTTTCCTCGGTGTTGTTCAGAGAGGTCGTTTGTTGTGGAACTAGGGCCGCGCCTTTAGATGTGACCACCAATATATTTGTCTAGGTGTCCTTGTCTTGCAAGTCGTTCTAAAAGATCTTTGGCGACCACACAATCATCAGTATTGTGGCCGTGTTTCTGGTGGAAAGCGCAGTACTTTGACTTGTCCACGTTCTTTGCATCTTGGTATGTGCCGGCCTTTCTTGGCGGCTTAATTAGTTTGGAGTTCAAGATCTCCTTGATTATGTCTTCCCTCTTAGTGTTAAACTGCGTATAAGAATCAAATCGAGGTGTTAGTTTAAAACTTTTCTTAGTGGTTGAGCTCTTATCTTCTTCACGGAAGTTTGACTTGTCAGACTTCCGAGCTTGTCTGAGCTCCTCGATGTCAATTTGTCCTTTTGCTTTCTCTCGAAATTCTTCTAGAGTCTTCGGTTTTGCTACTGCGATCGTCTCCTGAAACTTCCCGGGTCGGAGGCCGCTTTTAATTGCGTGCATATGGACCTCGGGGTGGAGATCTGGTATGCTGATTGCGACCTTGGTAAAGCGAGTCATATAGTCCTTTAAGCTTTCGTTTGGTCCTTGCTTGATAGTGTTCAAGTAATCGAAATCGTGCAAGTATATTGCAGATCCGGCGAAATGTTCTTCAAATAACTTCGCCAGTTGGTGAAAACGTGAAATGGAACCTGCAGGCAAAGCACACAACCAATCAAGTGAAGGACCGTCTAAATAATTCGGAAAGCATCGACATAAAACTGTATCTGATGCACCATTGACGATCATTATTGATCGGAATTTCTTTAGGAACTTCCTCGGGTCTCCGAGTCCATCATAAGGCGTGAGGGTCAATGGCAGAGTGAACCTCTTCGCCAGTTCGAAGTTCATTACTTCCTCTGTGAAGGGGCCTACAGGGTCCTCGGACTCTTCTTTCTTGTCTTCGGGCTGCTGCTCTTCGTGTCGAGCGGTTTCTGAAACATGAGTCGGTTGGGACTGATGTTCCTCGTCTTCCACCTTataaatcgaaaaatagagatgACTAATATAAATCGGATAACAGAGTGACTgttatagatcggcaaatagagatTTTTGATATAAATCTGCAATTAGAGATGATTGATATAAATCGGACAATAGATATAACATAAGTTGACAAATAGGGATAACagattatatattttgttcaacatacttttacatttatatTTTGAGTAACTAATACTTACTGATTTATTAGTTATATTCAAAACTCAATATATGTTCTATACAATAATGACATATAACAACCATGTCAAttgcatttttatttcttatgtATTATATTCTTACTGCTTAATGATTTCATTTATACAATTAAATGACAGTAATTAtgagtttaaatattaaaattggattccatcaaaaattaattatatatcaatTGTATATAACTGTTACACTATtcattttatactattaaattttatgttactatttgtttaatgtaaaaaattaaacaggCAATTTACTATTATTACACGAGGAATATCCCTCGTCATACTGTAACTGCTAGAAACATTATACTAAATGTATAATTCATCAATAACTGTTATCTTACTGCTTTACATCTCTAATTGTCGATTTATATCAAAAatctctatttgccgatctataacAGTCACTCTGTTATCCGATTTATATTAGTcatctctatttttcgatttatATCAATCATCTCTATTTTCCAATTTATATCTGTTATCCCTATTTGCCCATTTATATCTGTTATATCTATTTGTAGATCTATATTTGTTTTTCTAATATATATCTGTCATCTCTATTTTTCAActtatatctgttatctctatttttaatTCTATATCTATCGTCGCTATTTTTCAATTTGTATCTGATctctctatttgccgatctatatctgatTTTTCGATCTACATCTGTTatatctatttgccgatctatttATGTCATCTCTACTTTCCgatttatatatgttatctctatttgccgatcttTATTAGTTATCTCTAACCAATCTTTATCAGCTATCTCTAGTTGCCAATTTATATCTGATctctctatttgccgatctatatctgatTTTTCGATCTACATCTCTTATATCTATTTGCCAATTTATATCTGATctctctatttgccgatctatatctgatTTTTCGATCTACATCTCTTATATCCATTTGCCAATTTATATCTGATctctctatttgccgatctatatctgatTTTTCGATCTACATCTGTTatatctatttgccgatctatttATGTCATCTCTACTTTTTgatttatatctgttatctctatttgccgatcttTATCAGTTATCTCTAATTGTCAATTTATATCTGATATTTCTATTTGCCAAATTATATCTGATATCTATATTTGCCGATCTAAATCTGATTTTtgatctatatctgttatatCTATTTACCGATCCATATCTATCATCTCTATTTGCagatctatatctgttatctctatttgccgatctacGTCTGTCATCTATATTTGCCGACCTATATCTGTTATCCCTATTCGCTGGCCTATAtctgtttttctattttcaaatctatatctattatctttgttttcagatttatattaataattatccGAGCTGTATCAATCATTATTGTCTCTATATCAATCATTATCACTCTTTGTCAAATCTATATCAACTATCATCAGATCTATATTAACTATCTTCCGAACTATGACTATCAATGATCTTCAATCAATTATCCATTCGCGGTaaatcttcaattcaaagtcgcATCGTTTACACATGCGCAATCAAACACAATCTTCAATCAATTATCCATTCGTGATaattcttcaattcaaagtcgcATCATTTACACATGCGCAATCAAACTCAGTCTTCAATTCCGAACTATGACTATAAACAGTCAACAAACTCAATCACATATGAtacaagtaaaaataattatccatTGGCGACaactcttcaattcaaagtcgcATCGTTTACACATGCGCAATCAAACTCAATCAAATCACCCAACAACAGTGAACTAACTCAATATTCTCGCCCAACCAATTCACTTTAATCAACATCGTCTCAGCAACTATTCAAATTAACTACTCGGTTCCATGACAATAACTTGGCATTATACACCATAACTCGGCACTTTACGTTATAACTCGGCGTTATACGTTACAATCAGACATTATCACTTGTTAAAATCTATTAATTGCTCTTCAATTCAGATGATCAATAGAAACGTAACCGACCTATTTTATCTCACCTATAAAGGTATGATATTTTATCTTCAAAAGGGACATTGAATTCTCAATACTGACTTAATcttcggagtgtctttgcaggtacactcccccCTTGTTCCTTGCTCACGCTCTGCCAATTGGACATCTCCTTGGAGAAAAGCTCGGACTTCCACAAAAGCTCAAAGGTCGGGACCGAAGATAACAACTCGGCGTCGACTCCCAGGGACCGAGCTCTCCCTTCAGGTATCCATACAAGAACAATTAggatgtttttttttcatattaaatgaatgtttttttttataattcatggCCTGTCCACCTTGTCCAGTATAGATTATGACATCTCCTTCGTCCATATCATTCTCGTAGCCACCGGAGAATCGAAGACAATAACCCAAGTCAGCCAATACATTGGGGTTAAAGAAAATTCAAAGAAGGCCGAAGCCTGAAAGCATGTGGATGAGAAAACCAAATAAAGTCAAGGTTTGactctagagagagagagtgcaCAAAAATCTTGGATTCGTTACGTAGCATCCGCGCGTAGCATTAAACAACACCGTACGACTTggtcttctctttctttttaagcAAAAACCTTATcctttgttttttatttcaaCAAATcgaaaatactaaacaatgtgaataatggaTCTCATCGTGCAATTCAAGGACACACAAATCCATCCGAAAGAGAACAGAACGGGAACCAAGGCACGTGAATCCGCTTCGGGCGTTCCCTCAGTCGGTGACGAAGTCGAAGGTGAATTTCGTGTTGAAGCAGTTGTCTTGGATGCGCTTGTTGAGGGCGTCGCGAAGAGCATGAAAGTCGCCGGCGCTTCAAGTAGCATTGCTAAAAGAGAGAGGTTTGTGTGTGTAATCGTTGGAAGTAGGTAGGTTAATGTGAGAGAGAAAAGgaaggtttttataggttttaattaagtttacttaattaggttttaattttgaatttaaaaaatttaaaattaataattaatataaattagagCAATGCTAGGAAACCAAAAGGGTATTAGCTAAAAACCAGCCAAATACCTTTGGGTGAATCTAAAATCTctgagttaatatatatggatgtttcttttgCTAAGTAtaagaatgtttctttttcatactaaatggatgttcttttatatatttttcaattttttttgtattgcaaatacgaatgtctctatttctttaagaatttcatattttttttaaattttatagatttttaattattttttgctaaaatataattggatgtttcttttgttaagtattaggatgttttttttataattcatgaCATTCACATTAACAAACAGGATCAttgatgcaattgcatatttgttatattagctagttagtttagttggttttagcttaaatctcactcattttctctaaataaacaagtcttTTTATGAATTCTATCTTCATGCATGAGAGTACCAAGGAACATgtgattctagccaaattcatgcaaatgatttaaggaatgcatatatgaatgagtatgaatgaatctcatgaaatttattgcatgaattggtaagactttgaagctatttcccttgttgatgataggtgatgaaacaagaaagcatggaagcaagaatgatgcaagctgggaaagaagaagttggcgttgccaacttggagatagTGGGCGTTGTTCATggcaacgccaggcagcctTGCAAGAAGAagtggcgttgccaacttggaagaGGGCTGCGTTattgaaggcaacgccaggcaaccaagaagcaaagttggcgttgccaacttgaggaaNNNNNNNNNNNNNNNNNNNNNNNNNNNNNNNNNNNNNNNNNNNNNNNNNNNNNNNNNNNNNNNNNNNNNNNNNNNNNNNNNNNNNNNNNNNNNNNNNNNNNNNNNNNNNNNNNNNNNNNNNNNNNNNNNNNNNNNNNNNNNNNNNNNNNNNNNNNNNNNNNNNNNNNNNNNNNNNNNNNNNNNNNNNNNNNNNNNNNNNNNNNNNNNNNNNNNNNNNNNNNNNNNNNNNNNNNNNNNNNNNNNNNNNNNNNNNNNNNNNNNNNNNNNNNNNNNNNNNNNNNNNNNNNNNNNNNNNNNNNNNNNNNNNNNNNNNNNNNNNNNNNNNNNNNNNNNNNNNNNNNNNNNNNNNNNNNNNNNNNNNNNNNNNNNNNNNNNNNNNNNNNNNNNNNNNNNNNNNNNNNNNNNNNNNNNNNNNNNNNNNNNNNNNNNNNNNNNNNNNNNNNNNNNNNNNNNNNNNNNNNNNNNNNNNNNNNNNNNNNNNNNNNNNNNNNNNNNNNNNNNNNNNNNNNNNNNNNNNNNNNNNNNNNNNNNNNNNNNNNNNNNNNNNNNNNNNNNNNNNNNNNNNNNNNNNNNNNNNNNNNNNNNNNNNNNNNNNNNNNNNNNNNNNNNNNNNNNNNNNNNNNNNNNNNNNNNNNNNNNNNNNNNNNNNNNNNNNNNNNNNNNNNNNNNNNNNNNNNNNNNNNNNNNNNNNNNNNNNNNNNNNNNNNNNNNNNNNNNNNNNNNNNNNNNNNNNNNNNNNNNNNNNNNNNNNNNNNNNNNNNNNNNNNNNNNNNNNNNNNNNNNNNNNNNNNNNNNNNNNNNNNNNNNNNNNNNNNNNNNNNNNNNNNNNNNNNNNNNNNNNNNNNNNNNNNNNNNNNNNNNNNNNNNNNNNNNNNNNNNNNNNNNNNNNNNNNNNNNNNNNNNNNNNNNNNNNNNNNNNNNNNNNNNNNNNNNNNNNNNNNNNNNNNNNNNNNNNNNNNNNNNNNNNNNNNNNNNNNNNNNNNNNNNNNNNNNNNNNNNNNNNNNNNNNNNNNNNNNNNNNNNNNNNNNNNNNNNNNNNNNNNNNNNNNNNNNNNNNNNNNNNNNNNNNNNNNNNNNNNNNNNNNNNNNNNNNNNNNNNNNNNNNNNNNNNNNNNNNNNNNNNNNNNNNNNNNNNNNNNNNNNNNNNNNNNNNNNNNNNNNNNNNNNNNNNNNNNNNNNNNNNNNNNNNNNNNNNNNNNNNNNNNNNNNNNNNNNNNNNNNNNNNNNNNNNNNNNNNNNNNNNNNNNNNNNNNNNNNNNNNNNNNNNNNNNNNNNNNNNNNNNNNNNNNNNNNNNNNNNNNNNNNNNNNNNNNNNNNNNNNNNNNNNNNNNNNNNNNNNNNNNNNNNNNNNNNNNNNNNNNNNNNNNNNNNNNNNNNNNNNNNNNNNNNNNNNNNNNNNNNNNNNNNNNNNNNNNNNNNNNNNNNNNNNNNNNNNNNNNNNNNNNNNNNNNNNNNNNNNNNNNNNNNNNNNNNNNNNNNNNNNNNNNNNNNNNNNNNNNNNNNNNNNNNNNNNNNNNNNNNNNNNNNNNNNNNNNNNNNNNNNNNNNNNNNNNNNNNNNNNNNNNNNNNNNNNNNNNNNNNNNNNNNNNNNNNNNNNNNNNNNNNNNNNNNNNNNNNNNNNNNNNNNNNNNNNNNNNNNNNNNNNNNNNNNNNNNNNNNNNNNNNNNNNNNNNNNNNNNNNNNNNNNNNNNNNNNNNNNNNNNNNNNNNNNNNNNNNNNNNNNNNNNNNNNNNNNNNNNNNNNNNNNNNNNNNNNNNNNNNNNNNNNNNNNNNNNNNNNNNNNNNNNNNNNNNNNNNNNNNNNNNNNNNNNNNNNNNNNNNNNNNNNNNNNNNNNNNNNNNNNNNNNNNNNNNNNNNNNNNNNNNNNNNNNNNNNNNNNNNNNNNNNNNNNNNNNNNNNNNNNNNNNNNNNNNNNNNNNNNNNNNNNNNNNNNNNNNNNNNNNNNNNNNNNNNNNNNNNNNNNNNNNNNNNNNNNNNNNNNNNNNNNNNNNNNNNNNNNNNNNNNNNNNNNNNNNNNNNNNNNNNNNNNNNNNNNNNNNNNNNNNNNNNNNNNNNNNNNNNNNNNNNNNNNNNNNNNNNNNNNNNNNNNNNNNNNNNNNNNNNNNNNNNNNNNNNNNNNNNNNNNNNNNNNNNNNNNNNNNNNNNNNNNNNNNNNNNNNNNNNNNNNNNNNNNNNNNNNNNNNNNNNNNNNNNNNNNNNNNNNNNNNNNNNNNNNNNNNNNNNNNNNNNNNNNNNNNNNNNNNNNNNNNNNNNNNNNNNNNNNNNNNNNNNNNNNNNNNNNNNNNNNNNNNNNNNNNNNNNNNNNNNNNNNNNNNNNNNNNNNNNNNNNNNNNNNNNNNNNNNNNNNNNNNNNNNNNNNNNNNNNNNNNNNNNNNNNNNNNNNNNNNNNNNNNNNNNNNNNNNNNNNNNNNNNNNNNNNNNNNNNNNNNNNNNNNNNNNNNNNNNNNNNNNNNNNNNNNNNNNNNNNNNNNNNNNNNNNNNNNNNNNNNNNNNNNNNNNNNNNNNNNNNNNNNNNNNNNN is drawn from Arachis duranensis cultivar V14167 unplaced genomic scaffold, aradu.V14167.gnm2.J7QH unplaced_Scaffold_84183, whole genome shotgun sequence and contains these coding sequences:
- the LOC107472396 gene encoding uncharacterized protein LOC107472396, whose amino-acid sequence is MTDVDRQIEITDIDLQIEMIDMDRYSMTRDIPRVEDEEHQSQPTHVSETARHEEQQPEDKKEESEDPVGPFTEEVMNFELAKRFTLPLTLTPYDGLGDPRKFLKKFRSIMIVNGASDTVLCRCFPNYLDGPSLDWLCALPAGSISRFHQLAKLFEEHFAGSAIYLHDFDYLNTIKQGPNESLKDYMTRFTKVAISIPDLHPEVHMHAIKSGLRPGKFQETIAVAKPKTLEEFREKAKGQIDIEELRQARKSDKSNFREEDKSSTTKKSFKLTPRFDSYTQFNTKREDIIKEILNSKLIKPPRKAGTYQDAKNVDKSKYCAFHQKHGHNTDDCVVAKDLLERLARQGHLDKYIGGHI